The Deinococcus depolymerans genome contains the following window.
TTCCACCGAGGTCCGTATCATACGGACTCCGATTGAATGGCTTACAAAGCCGTTCAATCCGAGCGAAGCGAGGAGGAGCTGGGCGGGTTCCGGACGTGGAGTTGACAGATCGGTGGTGTTCCGATCTGTTAACGAAACAAACGGAATCCGTATCAGTGGCCGCCTGGGCTGGGCGCTGCTGAGCCTGCTGGCCCTGGCGGCGGCCGAGGTGGCGTACGTGCTGCTGTTCGATCTGCCGGGCGTTGACGCCCCGGACGTGTCGTTCGTGGACGGCCTGTACTACCTGTACTACCTGGGGCTGCTGGGTGTGCTGTGGATGGACCGCGCGGCCGGATCGAACCCGGGGACGCGGCTGTCACGCGGGGTGCTGGGTGGGTGGCTGCTGGACAGCCTGATCACGGTGGTCGTGGTGGGCGAGGTGTCGTGGGTGCTGGCCGTGTCGCCGCTGCTGCAGGATTCGGGGGCGTCGGTGGTGTTCAAGGCGGTCAGCGCGTCGTACGTGCTGCTGGACCTGCTGCTCCTGGCGGCGGGCCTGCTGCTGCTGCGTCGTCCGCTGGAACCGGCGCGGCTGCCGCTGCTGCTGGGGCTGCTGGTGTACGTCGGGGCGGACTTCGCGTACCTGCTGCTGGGGGAACACTACCAGCCTGCGGGCCTGCTGGACGCCCTGTGGACGTGGGGAACGGTGGGGCAGGCGGCCGGTGTGACCCTGCTGTCCCGTCCGCGGCAGGCAGACCGGGCAGGGGAGGATCCGCTGCCCGGCGGGTGGTCCGACACGCTGCTGCGGGCGCTGCCATACGGGGCGGTCGCCATGGCGTGCGCGCTGCTGGTCGTGCGGGGCGGAACAGGTGACCTGACCGGGCGCGGCGTGACGTGGTTCACGGTCGCGGTGCTGCTGCTGGTGCTGCTGCGGCAGAGGCAGGCGTTCGTCGAGACGACCCGCCTGAACTGCCAGCTGACCGAGCAGGCCGCCGA
Protein-coding sequences here:
- a CDS encoding GGDEF domain-containing protein, with amino-acid sequence MKNRPSLPWLFAPLLVLAGVYTGLLAWGALTGVNLHLELLYGAVPVAAVLAVGQAWTQGRPQGHGGLNLSGGNVRRTPSVSFTRRDSAGLPTPRPAVPWARRPASRVRPEGTVLAPHSTEVRIIRTPIEWLTKPFNPSEARRSWAGSGRGVDRSVVFRSVNETNGIRISGRLGWALLSLLALAAAEVAYVLLFDLPGVDAPDVSFVDGLYYLYYLGLLGVLWMDRAAGSNPGTRLSRGVLGGWLLDSLITVVVVGEVSWVLAVSPLLQDSGASVVFKAVSASYVLLDLLLLAAGLLLLRRPLEPARLPLLLGLLVYVGADFAYLLLGEHYQPAGLLDALWTWGTVGQAAGVTLLSRPRQADRAGEDPLPGGWSDTLLRALPYGAVAMACALLVVRGGTGDLTGRGVTWFTVAVLLLVLLRQRQAFVETTRLNCQLTEQAAELRRSRDEMEHLATHDGLTGLLNRHGFYRLLREAAPDTELTILMIDLDGFKPVNDTFGHAAGDLVLREVSARLRVLAGPSFVPARLGGDEFALVSLCPQRLEAAAQRAARVVQRLGEPYDVPGGSARLGASVGVAAQVAQDGETLLQQADAALYRAKRAGGGRLEVAAVTARTPGWTPAG